Proteins from a single region of Chlorocebus sabaeus isolate Y175 chromosome 7, mChlSab1.0.hap1, whole genome shotgun sequence:
- the NPY1R gene encoding neuropeptide Y receptor type 1, which translates to MNSTLFSQVENHSVHSNFSEKNAQLLAFENDDCHLPLAMIFTLALAYGAVIILGVSGNLALIIIILKQKEMRNVTNILIVNLSFSDLLVAIMCLPFTFVYTLMDHWVFGEAMCKLNPFVQCVSITVSIFSLVLIAVERHQLIINPRGWRPNNRHAYVGIAVIWVLAVASSLPFLIYQVMTDEPFQNVTLDAYKDKYVCFDQFPSDSHRLSYTTLLLVLQYFGPLCFIFICYFKIYIRLKRRNNMMDKMRDNKYRSSETKRINIMLLSIVVAFAVCWLPLTIFNTVFDWNHQIIATCNHNLLFLLCHLTAMISTCVNPIFYGFLNKNFQRDLQFFFNFCDFRSRDDDYETIAMSTMHTDVSKTSLKQASPVAFKKINNDDNERI; encoded by the exons ATGAATTCAACATTATTTTCCCAGGTTGAAAACCACTCAGTCCACTCTAATTTCTCAGAGAAGAATGCCCAGCTTTTGGCTTTTGAAAATGATGATTGTCATCTGCCCTTGGCCATGATATTTACCTTAGCTCTTGCTTATGGAGCTGTGATCATTCTTGGTGTCTCTGGAAACCTGGCCTTGATCATAATCATCCTGAAACAAAAGGAGATGAGAAATGTTACCAACATCCTGATTGTGAACCTTTCCTTCTCAGACTTGCTTGTCGCCATCATGTGTCTCCCCTTTACATTTGTCTACACATTAATGGACCACTGGGTCTTTGGTGAGGCCATGTGTAAGTTGAATCCTTTTGTGCAATGTGTTTCAATCACTGTGTCCATTTTCTCTCTGGTTCTCATTGCTGTGGAACGACATCAGCTGATAATCAACCCTCGAGGGTGGAGACCAAATAATAGACATGCTTATGTAGGTATTGCTGTGATTTGGGTCCTTGCTGTGGCTTCTTCTCTGCCTTTCCTGATCTACCAAGTAATGACTGATGAGCCGTTCCAAAATGTAACACTTGATGCGTACAAAGACAAATACGTGTGCTTTGATCAATTTCCATCGGACTCTCATAGGTTGTCTTATACCACTCTCCTCTTGGTGCTGCAGTATTTTGGTccactttgttttatatttatttgctacTTCAAg atATATATACGCTTAAAAAGGAGAAACAACATGATGGACAAGATGAGAGACAATAAGTACAGGTCCAGTGAAAccaaaagaatcaatatcatgctGCTCTCCATTGTGGTAGCATTTGCAGTCTGCTGGCTACCTCTTACCATCTTTAACACTGTGTTTGATTGGAATCATCAGATCATTGCTACCTGCAACCACAATCTGTTATTCCTGCTCTGCCACCTCACAGCAATGATATCCACCTGTGTCAACCCCATATTTTATGGATTCCTGAACAAAAACTTCCAGAGAGACTTGCAGTTCTTCTTTAACTTTTGTGATTTCCGGTCTCGGGATGATGATTATGAAACAATAGCCATGTCCACCATGCACACGGATGTTTCCAAGACTTCTTTGAAGCAAGCAAGCCCAGtcgcatttaaaaaaatcaacaatgatGATAATGAAAGAATCTGA